In one Myxosarcina sp. GI1 genomic region, the following are encoded:
- a CDS encoding ParA family protein, with translation MIITIASFKGGVGKTTTAVHIAAYLANQSTTLLIDGDPNRSATRWAERGGLPFQVVDERQAAKYARKAEHIVIDTQARPEQEDLEALADGCDRLIIPCTPDALALDAMMLTVQALQQLGSDRYRILLAIIPPSPSKDGEEARKMLTDAGLPVLKTGIRRYTAFKKAALEGTIVSEVADKKARIAWSDYQELGKEIHS, from the coding sequence ATGATTATTACCATTGCTTCGTTTAAGGGTGGAGTGGGTAAGACCACTACAGCAGTACACATAGCGGCTTATTTAGCCAATCAAAGTACCACTTTGTTAATAGATGGCGATCCGAATCGCAGTGCTACTAGATGGGCAGAAAGAGGCGGTTTGCCTTTCCAGGTAGTAGACGAAAGACAAGCTGCTAAATACGCCAGGAAAGCCGAGCATATCGTGATCGACACTCAGGCACGTCCCGAACAGGAAGACTTAGAAGCTCTAGCCGATGGCTGCGATCGCCTGATTATTCCCTGTACCCCTGATGCTCTAGCTTTAGATGCCATGATGTTAACGGTTCAAGCTTTGCAGCAGCTAGGAAGCGATCGCTATCGCATTTTACTGGCGATTATTCCTCCTAGTCCTTCCAAAGATGGAGAGGAAGCAAGAAAGATGTTAACTGATGCGGGATTGCCAGTTCTGAAGACGGGCATTAGAAGATATACGGCATTTAAAAAAGCAGCTTTAGAAGGAACCATTGTTTCTGAAGTGGCAGACAAAAAGGCTCGTATAGCCTGGAGTGATTATCAGGAGTTGGGCAAGGAGATACATTCATGA
- a CDS encoding transposase, protein MGRQTKLTETVKQTIINNIEQGLNYESACLSANVSYSTFREWIRRGTDTDSNRQSNKLYAEFAEDVNQAVARSEMNLLEGIRRAAETDWKAAAWILERRFSQHWSNNRRIKLEADKKIQQLLGNLFWLLPTENYKELLKAISEIDAIDLNLGQMSQMEALKVLMESGWIEKEHTAKIGKAYVQMKKEIISSIN, encoded by the coding sequence ATGGGAAGGCAAACAAAGTTAACCGAAACGGTCAAACAAACTATCATTAACAACATCGAGCAGGGTTTAAATTACGAATCGGCTTGTTTGAGTGCTAATGTTTCCTACTCGACTTTTAGAGAATGGATACGCCGAGGGACGGATACCGATAGCAATCGCCAATCAAACAAACTTTATGCAGAATTTGCAGAGGATGTTAATCAGGCGGTCGCTAGGTCTGAAATGAATTTGCTTGAAGGTATTCGTCGGGCTGCCGAAACCGATTGGAAAGCTGCTGCTTGGATACTAGAGCGCAGGTTTTCCCAACATTGGTCTAATAACCGCAGAATCAAGCTTGAAGCGGACAAAAAAATTCAACAGTTGCTCGGTAATCTTTTTTGGCTACTTCCCACTGAAAACTATAAAGAGCTACTAAAGGCAATATCGGAAATCGATGCAATCGATCTCAATCTCGGTCAAATGTCACAAATGGAAGCATTAAAAGTCTTAATGGAATCGGGATGGATCGAAAAAGAACATACTGCTAAAATTGGTAAAGCTTACGTACAGATGAAAAAAGAAATTATATCCAGCATCAATTGA
- a CDS encoding RusA family crossover junction endodeoxyribonuclease: MTTKTSHHFTLTGAVVPKARPRVTRQGTFLPQKYRDWKEGAIAELLSQRTRYKSLEEVTISIKLYGTCRGDLDNIAGAILDALVQAGIIKDDRVSLVKALSVKHCGGKIQKVDINIEEV; this comes from the coding sequence ATGACAACTAAAACCAGCCATCACTTTACCCTTACTGGTGCAGTAGTACCCAAGGCACGACCGCGAGTAACCCGCCAAGGTACATTTCTTCCTCAGAAGTATCGAGATTGGAAAGAAGGAGCGATCGCCGAGTTACTATCCCAGAGAACCAGATACAAGTCTCTAGAAGAAGTTACGATTTCAATCAAGCTATACGGTACTTGCCGAGGCGATTTAGACAATATCGCGGGAGCAATTTTAGACGCTTTGGTTCAGGCTGGAATTATTAAAGACGACAGAGTATCATTGGTCAAAGCCCTGTCTGTTAAGCATTGTGGCGGTAAAATCCAAAAGGTAGACATAAACATTGAGGAAGTATAA
- a CDS encoding plasmid replication protein, CyRepA1 family has translation MNNYIKNTAIAHLGKAKQAKQTLKPNHVTEPHWNEWVIDSAVAPELTSLNVVSLSGFEPYDRLLYALPDSERRNDGRVRDWILGRYAHCEHGGWWCAGIDIQKCEKSQWGTFKPDKAKQEIEYNKQGHFKKAKLIKYEHPPKTETEIFALSVPLHLWQKIALHYDVPLPENIVVTPEGRAIGFWMWIINNPSIPIVITEGAKKAGCLLTLGYAAIALPGVWNGVRKQNSGKYQLIPQLEVFACKNRKITFCYDRDTKFKTIRNVSNAIAATGRLFEKKGSKVSVATWEFPDKGVDDLIVNRGEDAFHAAYNARVSIDRFKTIQETSLQFYKPEIVSERYLNPKEIAIAQDAQLICLKSAKGTNKTGFMAVAAVEEALKRGERVIVVTHRQALERELSERFGVDCRTEIRNSEVGGALGYVLCFDSLHPNANPAFNPDEWRGATVIIDEAEQAIWHLLDSSTCQHNRTAIIQSFTQLLMTAVGTGGKVWLADADLTPISIEYVRSLIGFPIKTWVLENEYKPSCNRKLIAYDGNDPSRMIVELDYEIRQGKKVLVHCSGQKWKSKWGTSNLHSRYSKMFPDKKILVLDRETVADPEHPAYGCMGHLNDTLQDYDIVICSPVIETGVSIDIKGHFNSVWCIAWGNQPVNSVAQAIARLRDDVIRHVWFRKRAKNMANGNGATSAKALKYSQHKLSQTHLMCLRSADDDDEFKAPEEYKLCDYPSEEAWARRAALINAGLIDYRGAILAKLREEGYQIEDLAERAAREAKEKEELAALMLAEADKERQAKLKRELQEKIEAEEKAKREIKQVSEHQSQIRQENYKIYCEEVAAAKMPTDTELEHLKKKRGKTKIERLKERKASLFKRYETLVTPKLVERDDKGWNSQLILNYYFTDGRDYLENRDRHSLKSLAGENKKAFAPDINKRLIATQINAMEVLGVNQFLDHTERKFNFKELEDFEARCKEMRWQIKDVFGFTINDRERGIEIAKKFLKSMDRKLECVGWTGTGKERRRVYQLSPLTEDDNRGEIFAKWLDRDRRLAEQESLVAV, from the coding sequence ATGAATAATTATATCAAAAATACAGCGATCGCGCATCTGGGAAAAGCAAAGCAAGCAAAGCAAACGCTTAAACCAAACCATGTTACCGAACCTCACTGGAATGAATGGGTAATCGATTCAGCAGTCGCTCCAGAGCTTACCTCTCTCAATGTCGTTTCACTTTCAGGATTTGAACCATACGATCGCTTACTATATGCACTGCCAGATAGCGAACGGCGTAATGATGGGCGCGTTAGAGATTGGATATTAGGGAGATATGCCCATTGCGAACATGGGGGCTGGTGGTGCGCTGGCATAGATATTCAAAAGTGCGAAAAGAGTCAGTGGGGAACTTTTAAACCAGACAAAGCCAAACAAGAAATCGAATATAACAAACAAGGACATTTCAAAAAAGCCAAATTAATCAAATACGAACATCCACCTAAAACCGAAACAGAAATATTTGCCCTTTCCGTTCCCCTACATCTCTGGCAAAAGATCGCCCTTCATTATGATGTCCCACTACCAGAGAATATTGTAGTCACCCCAGAAGGGAGAGCTATTGGTTTTTGGATGTGGATAATTAACAACCCATCTATCCCGATTGTAATTACCGAAGGGGCAAAAAAAGCTGGTTGTCTTTTGACATTAGGCTATGCCGCGATCGCGCTTCCTGGTGTATGGAACGGCGTAAGAAAGCAAAATTCTGGAAAATATCAGCTAATCCCACAGCTAGAAGTTTTTGCCTGTAAGAATAGAAAGATAACTTTTTGCTACGACCGCGATACCAAATTTAAAACCATTCGGAATGTTAGTAATGCGATCGCCGCAACTGGTAGGTTATTTGAGAAAAAAGGTTCTAAAGTATCTGTCGCCACCTGGGAGTTTCCCGACAAGGGTGTGGACGATTTAATCGTCAATCGTGGAGAAGATGCTTTCCATGCTGCATATAATGCCCGTGTAAGTATAGATAGGTTCAAAACGATCCAGGAGACATCTTTACAATTTTATAAGCCTGAAATCGTCTCTGAACGGTATTTAAACCCCAAAGAAATAGCAATAGCTCAAGATGCCCAACTCATTTGCTTGAAGTCAGCCAAAGGAACCAATAAAACTGGATTTATGGCTGTAGCAGCCGTAGAGGAAGCCTTAAAAAGAGGAGAGCGGGTAATCGTAGTTACCCATCGACAGGCTTTAGAAAGGGAATTATCCGAGCGATTTGGAGTAGATTGCCGTACTGAAATTAGAAACAGCGAAGTCGGGGGAGCTTTAGGTTATGTCTTATGTTTTGACTCGCTGCACCCAAACGCCAATCCTGCATTCAATCCCGATGAATGGCGCGGGGCGACAGTTATCATCGACGAAGCCGAGCAAGCTATTTGGCATCTGCTCGATAGCTCTACATGCCAACATAACCGAACGGCGATTATTCAAAGCTTCACACAGCTTCTTATGACAGCAGTAGGAACGGGGGGTAAAGTCTGGCTAGCTGATGCCGATTTAACTCCTATTTCAATTGAATACGTGCGAAGTCTGATCGGGTTTCCTATTAAAACTTGGGTACTAGAAAACGAGTACAAACCTAGCTGCAATCGAAAATTAATTGCTTACGACGGCAACGACCCCAGCCGTATGATAGTCGAGCTAGACTACGAAATAAGACAGGGCAAAAAAGTGCTAGTCCATTGTTCGGGGCAAAAGTGGAAGTCTAAATGGGGTACGAGCAATCTACATTCTCGTTACAGTAAGATGTTCCCCGACAAAAAAATACTGGTTCTTGACAGAGAGACAGTAGCAGATCCAGAACATCCTGCCTACGGCTGCATGGGACATCTCAACGACACCCTTCAAGATTACGATATTGTAATTTGTTCGCCTGTAATCGAAACGGGCGTGAGCATTGATATCAAAGGACACTTTAATTCTGTCTGGTGTATTGCTTGGGGGAATCAGCCAGTTAATAGCGTCGCGCAGGCAATCGCTCGATTACGAGACGATGTTATTCGCCATGTCTGGTTTAGAAAAAGAGCGAAAAATATGGCGAACGGTAACGGGGCGACTAGTGCTAAAGCCTTGAAATATTCCCAACATAAACTAAGTCAGACGCATTTAATGTGTTTGCGTAGTGCCGATGACGACGACGAGTTTAAAGCTCCAGAAGAATACAAACTTTGCGATTACCCTTCCGAAGAAGCATGGGCTAGACGCGCCGCTCTAATTAATGCTGGTTTGATCGACTATCGAGGGGCAATTTTAGCCAAATTGAGAGAAGAGGGATATCAAATTGAAGATCTAGCCGAACGAGCAGCAAGAGAAGCTAAGGAGAAAGAGGAGCTTGCTGCACTTATGTTGGCTGAAGCTGATAAAGAACGTCAAGCCAAACTCAAGCGAGAGTTACAAGAAAAGATCGAAGCTGAAGAAAAAGCAAAACGGGAAATTAAACAGGTTTCCGAGCATCAAAGTCAGATTCGCCAGGAGAATTATAAAATTTACTGCGAGGAAGTAGCTGCTGCTAAAATGCCTACTGACACAGAATTAGAACATCTCAAGAAGAAACGCGGTAAAACTAAAATCGAGCGTTTAAAAGAACGTAAAGCTAGTCTGTTTAAGCGTTACGAGACATTAGTAACACCGAAGTTGGTAGAGAGAGATGATAAAGGCTGGAACTCACAGCTAATTTTAAATTACTACTTTACCGACGGTCGGGACTATTTAGAAAATCGCGATCGCCACTCTTTGAAGTCGCTAGCTGGTGAAAATAAAAAAGCATTTGCACCCGACATTAATAAACGGCTAATCGCAACGCAAATTAACGCGATGGAAGTGCTTGGAGTTAATCAATTCTTAGACCACACCGAGCGGAAGTTTAACTTTAAAGAGTTAGAAGACTTTGAGGCACGATGCAAAGAGATGCGATGGCAAATTAAAGATGTTTTTGGATTTACGATAAACGACCGCGAAAGGGGTATAGAGATCGCCAAAAAATTCCTTAAAAGCATGGACCGCAAGTTAGAGTGTGTCGGGTGGACGGGGACTGGTAAAGAGCGAAGACGAGTTTATCAGCTTTCTCCTCTTACCGAAGATGACAATCGTGGGGAAATTTTTGCTAAATGGCTGGATCGCGATCGCCGCCTTGCCGAACAGGAAAGCCTAGTTGCCGTTTAG